The following nucleotide sequence is from Leptotrichia massiliensis.
TTAATGTTTGATTTCCTTATTTTTCTACATTCTTTGACAAGGGGTCTTGATTCCTTGCTATACTACTCAATTTCTGCAACTTTTTACTCTTATAGCTGGCTACAAATCAATTATATTCCTTAGTTTCATCCAATTTATCATCAACATTCTTTTCCTTATCTACATTTTGTTCATCAGAATCCTCATTTTTTCCTTTATTAGAATGAATAACATATCTTGAGCCTGAAAACATTATTTTGGAAAACATGCTTTTTATTCTACTGCTTCCGCCAGGATACACAAATGTTTTTTCAAATGAATAAACTCTCGTTAATTCCAGCAATGAAAATAATCTCAAAATAAATCCTATAACAAAGGCAAACCTTATTGTGTAAAATTGTTCCCCGAAAATATAAATTACTCCGTTATTTATAAATTTTCCCAGTATTCCACCAAATAATCCGGCTAATATTGCTGAAAGCCCTGAAACCATAGCATAAGCTCCCACATACGCATCAGCAGGCTCGCCTGAAACTTCCATCATAAGATTCAGCAAACTTAATGTTATCGCTGTAAATCCTATCGCATCAATTACTGCGGCTGCAAAAAGCATTGACATTTTATTATCCTGAGTCATTGAAAAGTAGGTAAGTACGTAATATGTTGTAAAAAATATTCCCATTCTTAACATTGTCTTGTTTCCGTATTTATCAGACAATTTTCCATAAACTAGATAAAGTATGCTTGATAATATCGCTGTTAGAACTCCCATTTGGGAAATGAACATTGTATTTACTCCAAGCACTTTTATTCTATAATATTCTGTCATTGGCTTTAGAAATTCCCACGTAAATAGCCACACAGAAGCAAATTTTAAATAAACAACAAAATTTTTATTTTTAAACGCCGTCTTTATGCTCACTTTTTTCATATCACTTTCTGAATCAGGCACATAATGAAGACACATAAATACTGCTGAACCTATTGCCGAAAGCGACATTGCCGTTGTCAAGATGAGCATTGCATTTTTCCTATCTGGTATTGACAAAACATATCCATAAAACAAAGTATAAACCACAGTAGACAACGACGAAAACAAATTACGTTTCCCAAAATATTTTCCTCTTTCCCTTTTATCAATAATCTTTGTCATCACAGCTGTCCAGACATTATTTGAAAAAGGCGAAACAAGAGCATAAATAAACATTACCGCAAAATAGACTTCCTGCCTTCTTATATCAAAAAAAACAGCAAAAGGCATAACACAAATAACCATCCTTGAAACAGTCGCCGCTATTACCATCGTCCTTTTCCTACTCCCAAGCAGAAGATTTACCCGCTTAGTAAATATCTGCAGCAAATATCCTGCTGTTGGCAATGATGATACAATTGATATAAAAAAAGAACTCATATTAAAATAAATCGCCAAGCTCAAAAGCACAAAACTCTGCATCCCTACTGAATACCCATTAAAGAACATAACCTCCAGTATCG
It contains:
- a CDS encoding MFS transporter, which gives rise to MDKEHSIENTKKYAILEVMFFNGYSVGMQSFVLLSLAIYFNMSSFFISIVSSLPTAGYLLQIFTKRVNLLLGSRKRTMVIAATVSRMVICVMPFAVFFDIRRQEVYFAVMFIYALVSPFSNNVWTAVMTKIIDKRERGKYFGKRNLFSSLSTVVYTLFYGYVLSIPDRKNAMLILTTAMSLSAIGSAVFMCLHYVPDSESDMKKVSIKTAFKNKNFVVYLKFASVWLFTWEFLKPMTEYYRIKVLGVNTMFISQMGVLTAILSSILYLVYGKLSDKYGNKTMLRMGIFFTTYYVLTYFSMTQDNKMSMLFAAAVIDAIGFTAITLSLLNLMMEVSGEPADAYVGAYAMVSGLSAILAGLFGGILGKFINNGVIYIFGEQFYTIRFAFVIGFILRLFSLLELTRVYSFEKTFVYPGGSSRIKSMFSKIMFSGSRYVIHSNKGKNEDSDEQNVDKEKNVDDKLDETKEYN